One Deinococcus sp. LM3 genomic region harbors:
- a CDS encoding LptF/LptG family permease, which translates to MPTFERYVLNEILPFLFGALAAVISLLVVGSLEKVIAPLLAKGANPVLVARVLALNVPEAAAQALPIALMFATLLGLSRLAADSELKSALAAGIPATRLFRPVLALGLAVTALAFALGEGLVPRARTEARQVQQQIVLDNPRVLGLNAAGQNAVLRDALGRAISIGQILPGGELRDLRVVTMQAGLPPREVITAASGRLRPGSTVLELRDGQRVTYQDARPVTVLTFQSGTLPLQDTGTELGAEGNGDLNPIYEPLPTLIARTNTYRAQGINSPADFTALHRKFAGPLAALALAFFAVALAVFSFRSGRDLGLVWALLLTFAYYATFSVFRIMGENGALPGAVAAYAPDLIAVAAGAALLWLTARR; encoded by the coding sequence CTGCCCACCTTCGAACGCTACGTCCTGAACGAGATCCTGCCGTTCCTGTTCGGGGCGCTGGCCGCCGTGATCAGCCTGCTGGTCGTCGGCAGCCTCGAAAAGGTCATCGCGCCGCTGCTCGCCAAGGGCGCCAACCCCGTCCTGGTCGCCCGCGTGCTGGCCCTGAACGTCCCGGAAGCCGCCGCGCAGGCCCTGCCCATCGCGCTGATGTTCGCCACGCTGCTGGGCCTCTCGCGGCTGGCGGCCGACAGCGAACTGAAAAGCGCGCTGGCCGCCGGGATTCCCGCCACGCGCCTGTTCCGCCCGGTCCTGGCGCTGGGACTGGCCGTGACCGCCCTGGCCTTCGCGCTCGGCGAGGGCCTCGTCCCGCGCGCCCGCACCGAGGCCCGCCAGGTGCAGCAGCAGATCGTGCTGGACAACCCCCGCGTGCTGGGCCTGAACGCCGCCGGGCAGAACGCCGTGCTGCGCGACGCGCTGGGCCGCGCCATCAGCATCGGGCAGATCCTGCCCGGCGGGGAACTGCGCGACCTGCGGGTCGTGACCATGCAGGCCGGCCTGCCCCCCCGCGAGGTCATCACCGCCGCCAGCGGCCGCCTGCGCCCCGGCAGCACCGTCCTCGAACTGCGCGACGGGCAGCGCGTCACGTACCAGGACGCGCGGCCCGTCACGGTCCTGACCTTCCAGAGCGGCACCCTGCCCCTCCAGGACACCGGCACAGAACTCGGCGCCGAGGGAAACGGCGACCTGAACCCCATCTACGAACCGCTGCCCACCCTGATCGCCCGCACGAACACCTACCGCGCGCAGGGCATCAACTCCCCGGCGGACTTCACGGCCCTGCACCGCAAGTTCGCCGGACCGCTGGCGGCGCTGGCCCTGGCGTTCTTCGCCGTGGCGCTGGCCGTGTTCAGCTTCCGCAGCGGCCGCGACCTGGGCCTCGTCTGGGCGCTGCTGCTGACATTCGCGTACTACGCGACCTTCAGCGTGTTCCGCATCATGGGCGAGAACGGCGCGCTGCCCGGCGCGGTCGCCGCGTACGCCCCGGACCTGATCGCCGTCGCGGCCGGCGCGGCGCTGCTGTGGCTCACCGCCCGGCGCTAG
- a CDS encoding cyclopropane-fatty-acyl-phospholipid synthase family protein, translated as MSPTRPTARRSALTWAALATAGAALIARQATRPAPTDTETLDATRTLLRAALPSVRPFDVQLWNGEVIGATQPSRARLILNSPETLGRLLKLPLDVALGEAYLRGDFEIEGNIGDIAAIAETFDATLNPADAPALLRAAATLRRRAGAIPPIAVTASLEGPQHSRERDQQAISYHYDVSNDFYRLWLDRRMVYSCAYFRGGTETLDEAQEAKLDLICRKLRLQQGEHLLDIGSGWGGLAIHAAQRYGARVLGVTLSEAQLHEARARAGAAGVADRVTFELRDYRDVLAHTPEGSFDKIASVGMAEHVGRKNMPTYFRAAYAALKPGGLMMNHAISDGIPQARVPLWLQSGNFARRYVFPDGELLPIWETVKHATEAQFEVRDIENLREHYARTLTHWAANLETHHAEALAALGEQRHRLWRLYLGATSHYFEKGHLGLYQTLLAKPDEQRRAHVPLSRADLYEGEMVDG; from the coding sequence ATGTCCCCCACCAGACCCACGGCCCGCCGCTCGGCCCTGACCTGGGCGGCCCTGGCCACCGCCGGCGCGGCCCTGATCGCCCGGCAGGCCACCCGCCCTGCCCCGACCGACACCGAGACGCTGGACGCCACCCGCACCCTGCTGCGCGCCGCGCTGCCCAGCGTGCGGCCCTTCGACGTGCAACTCTGGAACGGTGAGGTCATCGGGGCCACGCAGCCCAGTCGCGCCCGCCTGATCCTGAACAGCCCGGAAACGCTGGGCCGCCTGCTGAAACTCCCGCTGGACGTGGCGCTCGGCGAGGCGTACCTGCGCGGCGACTTCGAGATCGAGGGGAACATCGGGGACATCGCCGCCATCGCCGAGACCTTCGACGCGACCCTGAACCCCGCCGACGCGCCCGCCCTGCTGCGCGCCGCCGCCACCCTGCGCCGCCGCGCCGGGGCGATCCCGCCCATCGCCGTGACCGCCAGCCTGGAAGGCCCGCAGCACTCCCGCGAGCGTGATCAGCAGGCCATCTCGTACCATTACGACGTCAGCAACGACTTCTACAGACTGTGGCTGGACCGGCGCATGGTGTACTCCTGCGCCTACTTCAGGGGCGGCACCGAGACACTGGACGAGGCGCAGGAAGCGAAACTGGATCTCATCTGCCGCAAACTGCGCCTGCAACAGGGCGAGCACCTGCTGGACATCGGCAGCGGCTGGGGCGGCCTCGCCATTCACGCCGCGCAGCGTTACGGAGCGCGCGTGCTGGGCGTCACGCTCAGCGAGGCGCAACTGCACGAGGCCCGCGCCCGCGCCGGGGCCGCCGGGGTTGCCGACCGCGTCACCTTCGAACTGCGCGACTACCGCGACGTGCTGGCCCACACACCCGAAGGCAGCTTCGACAAGATCGCCTCGGTCGGCATGGCCGAACACGTGGGCCGCAAGAACATGCCCACCTACTTCCGCGCCGCGTACGCCGCCCTGAAACCCGGCGGCCTGATGATGAACCACGCCATCAGCGACGGCATCCCCCAGGCCCGCGTGCCCCTGTGGCTCCAGAGCGGCAACTTCGCCCGCCGGTACGTCTTCCCCGACGGTGAACTGCTGCCCATCTGGGAAACCGTGAAACACGCCACCGAAGCGCAGTTCGAGGTCCGCGACATCGAGAACCTCCGCGAACACTACGCCCGCACCCTCACCCACTGGGCCGCGAACCTCGAAACGCACCACGCAGAAGCCCTCGCCGCGCTCGGCGAGCAACGCCACCGCCTGTGGCGCCTCTACCTGGGCGCCACCTCCCACTACTTCGAGAAAGGCCACCTGGGCCTCTACCAGACCCTCCTGGCGAAACCCGACGAGCAACGCCGCGCCCATGTCCCCCTCAGCCGCGCGGACCTCTACGAGGGGGAGATGGTCGATGGTTGA